The window GACGACGAGCGCCTCGGCTGGGTCGAGCGGCGTGAGCTCGACCAGCTCCGCGTTGGTCATGCGTGGCAGGCGCATGCGCGGATCGTGCACGTAGGCGCTGCCGCCGGTCATGCCCGCGGCAAAGTTGCGACCGACGTCGCCGAGCACCACCACGGTGCCGCCGGTCATGTACTCGCAGGCGTGGTCGCCGGCGCCCTCGACGACGGCGACGGCGCCCGAGTTGCGCACGGCGAAGCGCTCGCCGACCGCGCCGGCGACGAACAGCTCGCCGCCGGTCGCCCCGTACAGGCACGTGTTCCCGGCGAGGACGGGGACGCCGTCGCCCGGCGCGTCGTCGCCCGGCCGCACGACGACGAGCCCGCCGCCCATGCCCTTGCCGACGTAGTCGTTGGCCTCGCCGACGAGCTCCAGCTCGACGCCGTCGGTGAGGAAGGCGCCGAAGCTCTGCCCGGCCGAGCCGTCGAAGCGGGCGAACGCCGTCCCCCTCGGCCGGTGCTCGCCGAACTCGAGGGCCAGCGCCCCGCCGAGCGCGGCGCCGACGGCCCGGTCGCCGTTGGTGATCGGGTAGCGGAGCTCGACCTCGTCGCCCTCCCAGACGGCCCGGAAGGCGTCGGCGGCGAGGCGGTCGCCGAGCGGCGAGCGGGGGTCCTGGAGCGGGACCCGGGCCTCGAACCGGCGGGCCGCGCCGGGGGCCGGCGGCGCCAGCAGCGGGGTGAGGTCGACGGCGTCGGCGCGGGCGTCGCCGGTGGCGCGCTGGCGCAGCAGGTCGGCCCGCCCGACGGCCTCGTCGAGGGACCGGAGCCCGAGCGAGGCCAGCAGCCGCCTGACCTCCTCGGCGACGAACAGGAAGTAGGCCGCGACCCCCTCGGGGGTGCCGGCGAAGTTGGCCCGCAGGTGGGGCCGCTGGGTGGCGACCCCCGGCTTGCAGGTGTCGCGGTGGCAGGCCCGCAGCATGATGCAGCCCTCGGCGATCATCGCCGCCGTCCCGAACGAGAACTCGTCGGCGCCGAGGAGGGCGGCGACGAGCACGTGGCGGCCGGTCATCAGCCCGCCGTCCACCCGCAGCCGCACCCGGCCCCGCAGCCCGTTCTCGGCCAGGGCCTGGCGGGTCTCGGCCAGGCCCAGCTCCCACGGCAGGCCGGCGTGCTTGATCGACGACAGCGGGCTGGCCCCCGTGCCGCCCGACGCGCCGCTCACGTGGACGACGTCGGCCAGCGCCTTGACCACGCCGGCGGCCACCGTGCCGACCCCCGACTCGGCCACCAGCTTCACCGACACCTCGGCCCCGTTGACCTGCTTCAGGTCGTACACGAGCTGGGCGAGGTCCTCGATCGAGTAGACGTCGTGGTGGGGCGGCGGCGAGATCAGGCCGATCCCCGGCTGGGTGTGGCGGAGCCGGGCGATCTCCCTCGTCACCTTGTGGCCCGGCAGCTGGCCGCCCTCGCCCGGCTTGGAGCCCTGGGCCATCTTGATCTGGAGCTCGTCGGCGTGGGCCAGGTACTCCGGGGTGACCCCGAACCGGCCGGAGGCGACCTGCTTGATGCGCGAGTCGCGGTCGTCCCGCCCGAGGCCCCGCGTGGGGAAGCGGGCCGGGTCCTCGCCGCCCTCGCCGCAGTTGGACCGGCCGCCGAGCAGGTTCATGGCCCTCGCCAGGTTCTCGTGGGCCTCGGCGGACAGCGAGCCGTGGGACATGGCGCCGGTGGAGAAGCGGCGGGCGATGGCCGACGCCGGCTCGACCTCGTCGAGGGGGACCGGGTCGCCGGCCGGCACCGGCTCGAGCAGGTCGGCGAGCTCGAGCGGCGGGCGGCCGTTGACGAGGGCGGCGTAGGCCTCGTAGCGCTCGTCCGAGCCCTCGTGGATGGCCCGCTGGAGGAGGTGGGCGGCGGTCATCGCCGCGAGGGCGTCGACGGTCTCCTTGTCCTTGCCGTGGCGCTCGCCGCCCTTGCGCACCCGGTAGAAGCCGGGCGACTCGAGGTCGGCGGCCCGCCGGGCGTGGCGGGCCAGCACGTCCTCGCCGAGCGCCTCGAAGCCGAGGCCGCCCACCACCGACGGCGTGCCCGGGAAGCAGGCGTCCACCACCTCGCCGGCCAGGCCGACGGCCTCGAACACCTGGGCGCCCCGGTAGGAGTCGACCGTGCTGATGCCCATCTTCGACATCACCTTCAGCAGCCCGGCCTCGAAGGCGGCCTGGAGGCGGTCCTGGGCCTCGGCGCTGACCGCCGTCGGGTCGTCGCCGGCGTCGGCCTCGGCGGCGACG of the Acidimicrobiales bacterium genome contains:
- the gltB gene encoding glutamate synthase large subunit — translated: MREHDACGIGFVADAGGRPSRAVVTAALAGLAAVKHRGAILADTRSADGSGLLVPLPPAVFGAGRGVAALFVRGDDPRAAVEAAAAAEGIRVVDWRVPPTDDAELGEQALASRPRFLQAVFEPAPGAAPAAGTERAAYRLRRRVAATAPSGTYVASCSYRTVVYKGLVAADGLGRFWLDLADERFAAPFAVFHQRFSTNTAPAWERAQPFRTLCHNGEINAIRGNELRVAGRGPLGTAAAGLGPDDLFTPLLEGDDSDSGKLDAMVELLTLGGRDVRHAMAMVVPPAWEHDPHLDPEVRGFYRYHSALMEPWDGPAALVFTDGVGVGAVLDRNGLRPMRWAACEDGLVACCSEAGAVDLAGHGRVERGRLGPGQMLFVDPTRGLLTDEDCKLRLAAAAPYARWAADGFLPVSRGEPLDETPDDLAARQAAHGYTKEEVAMVLRPMASEGAEPTFSMGDDSPLPHLAGRPRPVAHYLRQRFAQVTNPPIDSLRERSVMSLRTLLGPRRPLLSEGPEAARLAVLRSPVLFPSAVDALAAPGCCPFPAVVLDATFPAADGAPGLRRAVERLAAEAEAAVDGGAGLLVVDDGAVGDDRAPVPSLLAAGAVHARLVAAGRRSAAGLVVVADDVRDVHSLAALVGYGADAVCPRLALQTVAAEADAGDDPTAVSAEAQDRLQAAFEAGLLKVMSKMGISTVDSYRGAQVFEAVGLAGEVVDACFPGTPSVVGGLGFEALGEDVLARHARRAADLESPGFYRVRKGGERHGKDKETVDALAAMTAAHLLQRAIHEGSDERYEAYAALVNGRPPLELADLLEPVPAGDPVPLDEVEPASAIARRFSTGAMSHGSLSAEAHENLARAMNLLGGRSNCGEGGEDPARFPTRGLGRDDRDSRIKQVASGRFGVTPEYLAHADELQIKMAQGSKPGEGGQLPGHKVTREIARLRHTQPGIGLISPPPHHDVYSIEDLAQLVYDLKQVNGAEVSVKLVAESGVGTVAAGVVKALADVVHVSGASGGTGASPLSSIKHAGLPWELGLAETRQALAENGLRGRVRLRVDGGLMTGRHVLVAALLGADEFSFGTAAMIAEGCIMLRACHRDTCKPGVATQRPHLRANFAGTPEGVAAYFLFVAEEVRRLLASLGLRSLDEAVGRADLLRQRATGDARADAVDLTPLLAPPAPGAARRFEARVPLQDPRSPLGDRLAADAFRAVWEGDEVELRYPITNGDRAVGAALGGALALEFGEHRPRGTAFARFDGSAGQSFGAFLTDGVELELVGEANDYVGKGMGGGLVVVRPGDDAPGDGVPVLAGNTCLYGATGGELFVAGAVGERFAVRNSGAVAVVEGAGDHACEYMTGGTVVVLGDVGRNFAAGMTGGSAYVHDPRMRLPRMTNAELVELTPLDPAEALVV